The Triticum aestivum cultivar Chinese Spring chromosome 3A, IWGSC CS RefSeq v2.1, whole genome shotgun sequence genome includes a region encoding these proteins:
- the LOC123059281 gene encoding uncharacterized protein isoform X1 — protein MAGCGGKDGLYAVLGVSSDCSDAELRSAYRKLSMKWHPDKCGSGGVEAPASCDRQMRRHTGRHPGGHEPHTPTPGRRRRRELGRSAQAVRGALPQARRSLLLLLLLLLQDKGRRQEVGSQDE, from the exons ATGGCCGGCTGCGGAGGCAAGGATGGCCTGTACGCCGTGCTCGGCGTCTCCAGCGACTGCTCCGACGCAGAGCTGCGCAGCGCCTACAGGAAGCTCTCCATG AAATGGCACCCGGACAAATGCGGCTCCGGCGGCGTGGAGGCTCCGGCTAGCTGCGACAGACAAATGAG GAGACATACTGGGAGACATCCTGGAGGCCATGAACCACACACCCCCACAC caggAAGACGGCGACGGCGAGAGCTCGGACGATCTGCACAAGCAGTTCGAGGAGCTCTTCCTCAAGCCCGACGcagcctactcctcctcctcctcctcctcctccaagacaAGGGCCGCCGGCAGGAAGTAGGCTCCCAAGATGAATGA
- the LOC123059281 gene encoding dnaJ homolog subfamily B member 1 isoform X2, protein MAGCGGKDGLYAVLGVSSDCSDAELRSAYRKLSMKWHPDKCGSGGVEAPASCDRQMRRHTGRHPGGHEPHTPTRRRRRRELGRSAQAVRGALPQARRSLLLLLLLLLQDKGRRQEVGSQDE, encoded by the exons ATGGCCGGCTGCGGAGGCAAGGATGGCCTGTACGCCGTGCTCGGCGTCTCCAGCGACTGCTCCGACGCAGAGCTGCGCAGCGCCTACAGGAAGCTCTCCATG AAATGGCACCCGGACAAATGCGGCTCCGGCGGCGTGGAGGCTCCGGCTAGCTGCGACAGACAAATGAG GAGACATACTGGGAGACATCCTGGAGGCCATGAACCACACACCCCCACAC gAAGACGGCGACGGCGAGAGCTCGGACGATCTGCACAAGCAGTTCGAGGAGCTCTTCCTCAAGCCCGACGcagcctactcctcctcctcctcctcctcctccaagacaAGGGCCGCCGGCAGGAAGTAGGCTCCCAAGATGAATGA